The following are from one region of the Natronosporangium hydrolyticum genome:
- the sodN gene encoding superoxide dismutase, Ni, translating to MRLPRMLTPRVTVRAHCDLPCGVYDPAQARIEAESVKAICEKYQASEDPEYRTRALIIKEERSELVKHHLWVLWTDYFKPPHFEKYPHLHQLFNEATKLAGASGAKGSTDVDVAEQLLGKIDEISKIFWETKQG from the coding sequence ATGCGACTGCCGCGCATGCTGACTCCGCGCGTGACCGTCCGTGCCCACTGCGACCTGCCGTGCGGGGTCTACGACCCGGCACAGGCACGGATCGAAGCGGAGTCCGTCAAGGCGATCTGTGAGAAGTACCAGGCCAGCGAAGACCCGGAGTACCGCACCCGGGCATTGATCATCAAGGAAGAGCGGTCCGAGCTGGTCAAGCATCACCTGTGGGTGCTCTGGACCGACTACTTCAAGCCGCCGCACTTCGAGAAGTACCCGCACCTGCACCAGCTCTTCAACGAGGCGACCAAACTGGCCGGCGCGAGCGGGGCAAAGGGCTCCACCGACGTCGACGTGGCCGAGCAGCTCCTCGGGAAGATCGACGAAATCTCGAAGATCTTCTGGGAGACCAAGCAGGGGTGA
- a CDS encoding DUF6104 family protein produces MYFTDRGIEELEQRRGDEAVSLNWVAERLRDFVDQNPEFETPIERLATWLARLDDEDE; encoded by the coding sequence ATGTACTTCACCGATCGCGGCATCGAGGAGCTCGAACAACGGCGCGGCGACGAAGCGGTGTCGCTGAACTGGGTCGCTGAACGGCTCCGCGACTTCGTTGACCAGAACCCCGAGTTCGAGACCCCGATCGAACGGCTCGCCACCTGGCTCGCCCGCCTCGACGATGAGGACGAGTAA
- a CDS encoding S24 family peptidase — MLVGVVMFVAQVAGPSMAPTLRHGDAILVRRRGQVRCGEVVVARFRSRPDLLVVKRAIRRHSDGWWVESDNSFTADDSRAYGVADVIGRVVCRWWPRPTMLRRRHSRSPRT; from the coding sequence ATTCTGGTCGGAGTGGTCATGTTCGTTGCGCAGGTCGCAGGTCCGTCGATGGCGCCGACCCTGCGCCACGGCGACGCCATCCTGGTACGCCGGCGGGGGCAGGTGCGGTGCGGCGAGGTTGTGGTGGCGCGGTTTCGTAGCCGGCCAGACCTGCTCGTGGTCAAGCGGGCGATTCGTCGGCACAGCGACGGCTGGTGGGTCGAGTCGGACAATTCCTTTACAGCAGACGACTCCCGGGCGTACGGTGTGGCCGATGTGATCGGGCGAGTCGTGTGTCGTTGGTGGCCGCGACCGACCATGCTTCGGCGCCGTCACAGCCGGTCACCGCGAACCTGA
- a CDS encoding diacylglycerol/lipid kinase family protein encodes MRALLVVNQQATTTSRRSRDVLARALRSAVDLEVAYTRRRDHATTLAREAAAEAGLVVVHGGDGTVNEVVNGLLTVGERATDRPALAVVPGGSTNVFARALGLPGDWAEATGAILEALRDDRTRTIGLGRADDRYFTFCAGLGLDAAVVRRVEQARRRGRTSNPWLYARATARQFVADRRRPAPITVEVPGGGRDPHARLGAVATVIVQNTAPWTYLGPRPIDPNPEASFDLGLDVMALASSGLAGTARTFGQLLAARRAPHGRQVHRWHDLSELVLRSETPQPFQVDGDYLGEREKIQLTAAPEALRVCC; translated from the coding sequence ATGCGTGCGCTGCTCGTGGTCAACCAACAGGCCACCACTACCAGCCGACGCAGCCGGGATGTCCTGGCGCGGGCGCTGCGGAGCGCGGTGGATCTCGAGGTGGCCTACACGCGACGACGGGACCACGCCACCACGCTCGCCCGAGAGGCCGCTGCGGAGGCCGGTTTGGTGGTGGTACACGGCGGCGATGGCACGGTGAATGAGGTCGTCAACGGTCTGTTGACGGTAGGGGAGCGCGCCACCGACCGGCCCGCGTTGGCGGTGGTCCCGGGTGGCTCGACGAACGTCTTCGCCCGAGCGCTCGGCCTGCCCGGCGACTGGGCGGAGGCTACCGGGGCGATTCTGGAGGCGCTGCGCGACGACCGCACCCGGACCATCGGCCTGGGTCGGGCGGATGACCGCTATTTCACCTTCTGCGCCGGTCTGGGCCTGGACGCGGCCGTGGTGCGCCGGGTCGAGCAGGCGCGACGCCGGGGTCGCACCTCCAACCCGTGGCTTTACGCCCGCGCGACCGCCCGCCAGTTCGTGGCAGACCGCCGACGGCCGGCACCGATCACCGTTGAAGTGCCCGGCGGCGGGCGCGACCCCCACGCCCGGCTCGGCGCCGTAGCCACCGTGATCGTGCAGAACACCGCGCCCTGGACCTACCTGGGCCCGCGCCCGATAGACCCCAATCCGGAGGCGTCGTTCGATCTCGGGTTGGACGTGATGGCGTTGGCCTCTTCGGGCCTGGCGGGTACGGCGCGGACCTTCGGTCAGCTGCTCGCTGCCCGGCGCGCCCCGCACGGACGGCAGGTGCACCGGTGGCATGATCTCTCGGAGTTGGTCCTCCGGTCCGAGACCCCGCAGCCGTTCCAGGTTGACGGCGATTACCTCGGGGAACGAGAGAAGATCCAGCTCACAGCCGCGCCGGAGGCGCTTCGCGTGTGCTGCTGA
- a CDS encoding WhiB family transcriptional regulator, which yields MDWRHRAACRDEDPELFFPIGTSGPALLQVEQAKAVCRRCPVTEECLRWALESGQDAGVWGGMSEEERRAVKRRGAVRLGAHSF from the coding sequence ATGGACTGGCGCCACCGTGCTGCCTGCCGAGACGAGGATCCGGAGCTGTTCTTCCCGATCGGGACGTCCGGCCCGGCTCTGTTGCAGGTCGAGCAGGCCAAGGCGGTCTGTCGGCGTTGTCCGGTCACGGAGGAGTGCCTACGTTGGGCACTCGAATCGGGCCAGGACGCCGGCGTATGGGGCGGAATGAGTGAGGAGGAACGGCGAGCGGTCAAGCGCCGCGGTGCCGTTCGACTCGGTGCGCATTCGTTCTGA
- a CDS encoding class I SAM-dependent methyltransferase — MGTDHDGNQRAVAEAPPESPLDSDAPQDFGDKPLEVRETDHYVAEYVTDFVEKWDQLIDWKKRTESEGTFFTDQLKARGVRKVLDVATGTGFHSVRLLEEGFETVSADGSPEMLAKAFANGLSYGGHILRVVHADWRWLNRDVHGEYDAIVCLGNSFTHLFSERDRRKALAEFYAMLKHDGVLILDQRNYDAILDDGFSSKHTYYYCGENVSAEPEHVDEGLARFRYTFHDDGSQYHLNMYPLRKDYTRRLMREVGFQRVETYGDFQETYAKHDPDFFIHVAEKAYRRDEELAQVYSSAVNTARDYYNSEDADNFYAIIWGGEDIHVGLYESPTEEIAVASRRTVERMASRVRLTADTRVLDVGAGYGGAARYLAKTYGCRVTCLNLSEVENARNRELNREQGLAGLVEVVDGSFEDLPFEDNAYDVVWSQDAFLHSGDRGRVLEEVVRVLRPRGELIFTDPMSADNTAPAALTPILERLQLESMGSPGFYRRQLYRLGVKAVDFHDESVQLANHYQRVLEELERREGELDGHVSEAYRTRMKAGLRHWVDGGRAGNLAWGFFHAEA; from the coding sequence ATGGGAACAGACCACGACGGTAATCAACGAGCGGTGGCGGAGGCGCCCCCCGAGTCACCATTGGACTCTGATGCTCCACAGGACTTCGGTGACAAGCCGTTGGAAGTCCGTGAAACCGACCACTACGTTGCGGAGTACGTCACCGACTTCGTGGAGAAGTGGGATCAACTGATCGATTGGAAGAAGCGCACCGAGAGCGAGGGCACCTTCTTCACCGACCAGTTGAAGGCACGGGGCGTACGGAAGGTGCTGGACGTCGCCACCGGGACCGGGTTCCACTCGGTCCGGCTCCTGGAGGAGGGCTTCGAGACGGTCAGCGCCGACGGTAGCCCGGAGATGCTGGCGAAGGCCTTCGCGAACGGTCTGTCCTACGGCGGTCACATCCTCCGGGTGGTGCACGCTGACTGGCGGTGGCTGAACCGCGACGTTCATGGCGAGTACGACGCCATCGTCTGTCTTGGAAACTCCTTCACCCATCTCTTCTCCGAACGCGACCGGCGCAAGGCACTGGCCGAGTTCTATGCGATGTTGAAGCATGATGGTGTCCTCATCCTCGATCAGCGCAACTACGACGCGATCCTGGACGACGGATTCTCCAGCAAGCACACCTACTACTACTGCGGCGAGAACGTGTCCGCGGAGCCGGAGCATGTCGACGAGGGGCTGGCCAGGTTCCGGTACACCTTCCACGACGACGGTTCGCAGTACCACCTCAACATGTACCCGCTGCGGAAGGACTACACCCGGCGGCTCATGCGGGAGGTCGGCTTCCAGCGGGTCGAGACGTACGGGGACTTCCAGGAGACCTACGCCAAGCACGATCCGGACTTCTTCATCCACGTCGCGGAGAAGGCCTACCGGCGGGACGAGGAGTTGGCCCAGGTGTACTCCTCGGCGGTGAACACCGCCCGGGATTACTACAACTCCGAGGACGCGGACAACTTCTACGCCATCATCTGGGGTGGCGAGGATATCCACGTCGGCCTCTACGAGTCACCGACCGAGGAGATCGCGGTCGCCAGCCGCCGGACCGTCGAGCGGATGGCGAGCCGGGTACGGCTGACCGCGGACACCAGGGTGCTCGACGTCGGTGCCGGCTACGGCGGAGCGGCGCGTTACCTGGCGAAGACCTATGGTTGCCGGGTCACCTGTCTCAACCTCAGCGAGGTGGAGAATGCCCGGAACCGGGAGCTCAACCGCGAGCAAGGGCTTGCCGGGCTCGTCGAGGTGGTAGACGGATCATTCGAGGATCTGCCGTTCGAGGACAACGCGTACGACGTCGTGTGGTCCCAGGACGCCTTCCTGCACAGCGGCGACCGTGGTCGGGTGCTGGAGGAGGTGGTGCGGGTGCTGCGCCCTCGTGGTGAGTTGATCTTCACCGACCCGATGTCGGCCGACAACACCGCGCCGGCGGCGCTGACGCCGATCCTCGAACGGCTCCAGCTGGAGTCGATGGGCTCGCCGGGCTTCTACCGGCGGCAGCTGTACCGGCTGGGGGTGAAGGCGGTCGACTTCCACGACGAGTCCGTGCAGCTGGCCAATCACTATCAGCGGGTGCTGGAGGAGCTGGAGCGCCGTGAGGGTGAGCTGGATGGCCACGTGAGCGAGGCGTACCGCACCCGGATGAAGGCCGGCCTTCGGCACTGGGTCGACGGTGGCCGTGCCGGCAACCTGGCCTGGGGTTTCTTCCACGCCGAGGCGTAA
- a CDS encoding phosphoadenylyl-sulfate reductase produces the protein MTATRTTTPARGVDELIDLAAEAGRRLEGASAEQIVQWAAGTFGARFCVTSSFADAVLVHLVSRVAPGTEVVFLDTGLHFPETLRVRDRVVETLPVRVRSIRPRLTVGQQDGEHGPRLFSRAPDECCAIRKVEPLERALGDYDAWAAGLRRDESPTRANTPVVHFEASRGKVKVNPLADWNQADVDAYIARWDVPVNPLLRQGYGSVGCWPCTRRTTAGEDHRAGRWAMFDKTECGLHL, from the coding sequence GTGACTGCGACGAGGACCACCACCCCCGCGCGGGGCGTCGACGAACTGATCGACCTGGCTGCTGAGGCTGGTCGCCGGTTGGAGGGCGCCAGCGCGGAGCAGATCGTCCAGTGGGCGGCGGGCACTTTCGGCGCCCGGTTCTGTGTCACCAGTTCGTTCGCTGACGCGGTGCTGGTGCATCTGGTCTCCCGGGTGGCCCCAGGGACCGAGGTGGTATTCCTCGACACCGGTCTGCACTTTCCGGAGACGCTCCGGGTGCGGGACCGGGTGGTCGAGACCTTGCCGGTGCGGGTCCGGTCGATCCGCCCCCGGTTGACCGTCGGCCAACAGGACGGTGAGCACGGCCCGCGGTTGTTCTCCCGAGCGCCCGACGAGTGCTGCGCGATCCGTAAGGTCGAGCCGCTGGAGCGGGCTCTGGGCGACTACGACGCGTGGGCAGCAGGGCTGCGTCGCGACGAGTCGCCCACCCGGGCCAACACGCCAGTGGTCCACTTCGAAGCATCGCGCGGCAAAGTGAAGGTCAATCCGCTCGCCGACTGGAATCAAGCCGATGTGGACGCCTACATCGCACGGTGGGATGTGCCGGTCAATCCGTTGCTCCGGCAGGGTTATGGTTCGGTCGGTTGCTGGCCATGCACCAGGCGTACCACTGCGGGGGAGGATCACCGCGCCGGCCGGTGGGCGATGTTCGACAAGACCGAGTGCGGGCTCCACCTCTGA
- a CDS encoding multifunctional oxoglutarate decarboxylase/oxoglutarate dehydrogenase thiamine pyrophosphate-binding subunit/dihydrolipoyllysine-residue succinyltransferase subunit: MSAPQTSQDNPLAGFGPNEWIVEDMYQRYLADPASVDSAWHEFFADYQPAAPTATESDRTADRAAAGDESAEAKAPAAEGPPKGQPPPPAQAAGGQATTAPSAAPAGQSAASGKAPPKPAGDTGPQARPPRWAESKSPDGGPTTPARSGDGAKSTPAADSPPEQPAEEPTQTPLRGVAARIAQNMDQSLTIPTATSVRAIPAKLAADNRIVINNHLSRGRGGKVSFTHIIGYALVKALAWHPGMNNSYGTADNGKPALVSPPHVNLGLAIDLARPDGSRTLVVPNIKAAEVMDFRQFWQAYEDVVRRARRNELTIADYNGTTLTLTNPGGIGTIHSQPRLMAGQGTIIGVGAIEYPAPYQGMSEETLADLAVSKIVTLTSTYDHRIIQGAQSGEFLRTVHELLLGEHGFYDEIFTALRIPYEPVRWTTDHRISTEGQIDKNALVIELIRAYRVRGHLMADTNPLGFEIRQHPDLDILEHGLTLWDLDRIFPVGGFAGKQTMKLRDILGVLRDSYCRRIGVEYMHIQDPEERRWIADRVEHRYEKPATEAQKHILNRLNAAEAFETFLQTKYVGQKRFSLEGAESLIPLLDEVLQAAAAASLDEVVIGMAHRGRLNVLANIVGKPYEQIFSEFEGHIDPSSTQGSGDVKYHLGMTGKYTTPAGDEATTVSLVANPSHLEAVDPVLEGIVRAKQDRLDLGLEGYTVLPLLVHGDAAFAGQGVVAETLNLSQLRGYRTGGTVHVVVNNQVGYTTAPHYARSSLYCTDVARMIQAPIFHVNGDDPEAVARVARLAFQYRQAFNKDVLIDLICYRRRGHNEGDDPSMSNPRMYQIIDGKRSVRKLYTEELIGRGDITVDEAEEQLRDYQQQLERVFKATRDAAAPTTPRISRPAEPESEPPVQTAAPESAIQAIGDAHLALPEGFTPHKRVGQLLKRRQAMAHEGQINWAFGELLAFGTLLSEGVTVRLCGQDSRRGTFVQRHAVVMDAETGAEFAPLASVAAEGARFFAHDSLLSEFAAVGFEYGYSVEEPGALVLWEAQFGDFANGAQVVADEFLASGERKWGQRSAVTILLPHGHEGQGPDHTSGRPERWLQMAAEDNLRLANPTTPANYFHLLRRQALSSKRKPLVVFTPKSLLRHKDCVSPVADFTTGTFQPVLADPAVTDPAAIKRVLLCTGKVYYDLAEARTARGITDTAIIRLEQLYPLPIAEVQAALAAYPGAEDVAWVQEEPANQGAWSFIALNLLEHLDGVRLRRISRPAAAASGAGSTKVHELEQSALLEAALPAKPGS; the protein is encoded by the coding sequence GTGTCAGCGCCACAGACGTCGCAGGATAATCCGCTAGCAGGATTCGGCCCGAACGAGTGGATCGTCGAAGATATGTACCAGCGCTACCTCGCCGACCCGGCGAGCGTAGATAGCGCTTGGCACGAGTTCTTCGCGGACTACCAACCCGCGGCCCCGACCGCCACCGAGAGTGACCGAACCGCCGACCGCGCAGCAGCGGGCGACGAGTCGGCGGAGGCCAAAGCTCCCGCCGCCGAAGGCCCCCCGAAAGGCCAGCCCCCGCCACCGGCGCAGGCCGCCGGCGGGCAGGCCACCACCGCGCCGTCGGCCGCCCCGGCCGGGCAGAGCGCGGCATCGGGCAAGGCCCCGCCGAAGCCGGCCGGTGACACCGGCCCGCAGGCCCGGCCGCCACGGTGGGCCGAGTCGAAGTCACCGGATGGCGGGCCGACCACGCCCGCCCGCTCGGGCGACGGCGCCAAGAGCACCCCGGCAGCCGACAGCCCACCCGAGCAGCCGGCCGAAGAGCCGACCCAAACCCCGCTACGCGGCGTAGCCGCCCGGATCGCCCAAAACATGGACCAGTCGCTGACCATCCCCACCGCGACCAGCGTCCGCGCGATCCCGGCGAAGCTCGCCGCCGACAACCGCATAGTGATCAACAATCACCTCTCGCGCGGCCGCGGCGGCAAGGTCAGCTTCACGCACATCATCGGGTACGCACTGGTCAAGGCGCTCGCCTGGCATCCGGGGATGAACAACTCCTACGGCACCGCCGACAACGGCAAGCCGGCACTGGTCTCCCCGCCACACGTCAACCTCGGCCTCGCCATCGACCTCGCCCGGCCGGACGGCTCCCGGACCCTGGTCGTGCCGAACATAAAGGCCGCCGAGGTCATGGACTTCCGGCAGTTCTGGCAGGCGTACGAGGACGTGGTCCGCCGCGCCCGTCGCAATGAGTTGACCATCGCCGACTACAACGGCACCACGCTCACGTTGACCAATCCCGGCGGGATCGGCACAATCCACTCCCAGCCCCGGCTGATGGCCGGGCAGGGCACGATCATCGGCGTCGGCGCGATCGAGTACCCCGCGCCGTACCAGGGCATGTCCGAGGAGACGCTGGCCGACCTCGCGGTCAGCAAGATCGTCACGCTCACCTCCACCTACGATCACCGGATCATCCAGGGCGCCCAGTCCGGGGAGTTCCTCCGCACCGTCCACGAACTCCTCCTCGGCGAGCACGGTTTCTACGACGAGATCTTCACCGCGCTGCGGATCCCCTACGAGCCGGTCCGCTGGACCACCGACCACCGGATCAGCACCGAAGGCCAGATCGACAAGAACGCCCTGGTCATCGAGTTGATCCGGGCCTACCGGGTGCGCGGCCACCTGATGGCCGACACCAACCCGCTCGGTTTCGAGATCCGCCAGCACCCTGACCTGGACATCCTCGAACACGGCCTCACCCTGTGGGACCTGGACCGGATCTTCCCGGTCGGCGGTTTCGCCGGCAAGCAGACCATGAAGCTGCGCGACATCCTCGGGGTGCTGCGCGACTCCTACTGCCGCCGGATCGGCGTCGAGTACATGCACATCCAGGACCCGGAGGAGCGGCGCTGGATCGCCGACCGGGTCGAACACCGCTACGAGAAGCCCGCCACCGAGGCCCAGAAGCACATCCTGAATCGGCTCAACGCCGCCGAAGCGTTCGAGACCTTCCTTCAGACAAAGTACGTGGGGCAGAAGCGGTTCTCGCTCGAGGGCGCCGAATCGCTGATCCCGCTGCTGGACGAGGTGCTGCAGGCGGCCGCCGCGGCCTCGCTGGACGAGGTCGTCATCGGCATGGCACACCGCGGCCGGCTCAACGTCCTCGCCAATATCGTCGGCAAGCCGTACGAGCAGATCTTCTCCGAGTTCGAGGGTCACATCGACCCGAGCTCAACCCAGGGCTCCGGCGACGTCAAATACCACCTCGGCATGACCGGCAAATACACCACCCCGGCCGGCGACGAGGCCACCACCGTGTCGTTGGTGGCCAACCCGTCGCACCTGGAGGCGGTGGATCCGGTCCTCGAAGGCATCGTGCGGGCCAAGCAGGACCGGCTCGACCTCGGGCTCGAGGGCTACACGGTGTTGCCGCTACTGGTCCACGGCGACGCCGCCTTCGCCGGCCAGGGCGTGGTCGCGGAGACCCTGAACCTCTCCCAACTGCGCGGCTACCGCACCGGCGGCACCGTCCACGTGGTCGTCAACAACCAGGTCGGTTACACGACCGCGCCGCACTACGCTCGGTCGTCGCTCTACTGCACCGACGTCGCCCGGATGATCCAGGCACCGATCTTCCACGTCAACGGCGACGACCCGGAGGCGGTGGCCCGGGTCGCCCGGCTGGCCTTCCAGTACCGACAGGCCTTCAACAAAGACGTCCTGATCGACCTGATCTGCTACCGCCGGCGGGGCCACAACGAGGGCGACGACCCGTCTATGAGCAACCCCCGGATGTATCAGATCATCGACGGCAAGCGTTCGGTTCGCAAGCTCTACACCGAGGAGCTCATCGGCCGGGGCGACATCACAGTCGACGAGGCCGAGGAGCAGCTGCGTGACTACCAGCAGCAGCTGGAACGGGTCTTCAAAGCCACCCGGGACGCCGCCGCACCAACCACACCCCGGATCAGCCGACCCGCCGAGCCGGAGTCGGAGCCGCCGGTGCAGACCGCCGCACCCGAATCGGCGATCCAGGCGATCGGCGACGCCCACTTGGCGCTGCCCGAGGGCTTCACCCCCCACAAGCGGGTGGGTCAGCTCCTCAAGCGCCGACAGGCGATGGCCCACGAAGGCCAGATCAACTGGGCCTTCGGCGAGCTGCTGGCGTTCGGCACCCTGCTCTCCGAGGGCGTCACGGTGCGCCTCTGCGGGCAGGACAGCCGCCGCGGCACCTTCGTGCAACGACATGCGGTGGTGATGGACGCCGAGACGGGGGCAGAGTTCGCCCCGCTCGCCAGCGTCGCCGCCGAAGGAGCCCGGTTCTTCGCCCACGACTCGCTACTATCCGAGTTCGCCGCGGTCGGTTTCGAGTACGGCTACTCGGTCGAGGAGCCGGGCGCGCTGGTGCTGTGGGAGGCCCAGTTCGGTGACTTCGCGAACGGTGCGCAGGTGGTCGCGGACGAGTTCCTCGCCTCCGGCGAACGCAAATGGGGTCAACGTTCAGCGGTGACGATCCTGCTTCCGCACGGACACGAGGGCCAGGGCCCCGACCACACCTCCGGCCGGCCGGAACGCTGGCTACAGATGGCCGCCGAAGACAATCTCCGGCTGGCCAACCCGACGACTCCGGCGAACTACTTCCACCTGCTCCGCCGGCAGGCGCTCTCCAGCAAGCGGAAGCCGCTGGTGGTCTTCACGCCGAAGTCGCTACTGCGGCACAAAGACTGCGTCTCCCCGGTCGCCGACTTCACCACCGGCACCTTCCAGCCAGTCCTGGCCGACCCGGCGGTCACCGACCCGGCGGCGATCAAGCGGGTCCTCCTCTGCACCGGCAAGGTCTACTACGACCTGGCCGAGGCGCGGACCGCCCGCGGTATCACTGACACCGCCATCATCCGGTTGGAGCAGCTCTACCCGCTCCCCATCGCGGAGGTACAGGCGGCGCTCGCCGCCTACCCCGGCGCGGAGGATGTCGCCTGGGTGCAGGAAGAACCCGCCAACCAGGGTGCCTGGTCGTTCATCGCCCTGAACCTGCTCGAACACCTCGACGGGGTCCGACTACGGCGCATCTCCCGGCCCGCTGCGGCCGCCTCCGGTGCCGGCTCCACCAAAGTCCACGAGCTGGAACAGTCGGCCCTGCTGGAAGCGGCGTTGCCGGCCAAGCCGGGCAGCTAG
- a CDS encoding zinc-binding dehydrogenase, with translation MRAVFASAFHPDDPLAGLVVGERPEPVLPAPDWVTVEVRASSLNHHDLWSLRGVGLAEAELPMILGCDAAGVDEHGNEVVVHAVIGSPVRGDETLDPRRSLLSEHYQGTMADRVVVPAQNLLPKPAGLSFPEAACAPTAWLTAYRMLTTRGGVGPDQAVLVVGAGGGVATAAVVLAQALGARVYGSSRDPEKRERVAELGAITVEPGARLPERVDVVIETVGAATLEHSIKSTKPGGRIVVSGATSGHAATVDLRRIFFLQQQLLGSTMGTRTELSELLELMAGSKIRPVVDTVFPFPEARSAFARLASGEVFGKLVLDHTAS, from the coding sequence ATGCGTGCTGTCTTTGCGTCCGCCTTTCATCCCGATGACCCGCTAGCTGGGTTGGTCGTGGGTGAACGGCCCGAGCCGGTGCTGCCGGCGCCTGACTGGGTGACGGTGGAGGTGCGGGCGAGTTCCCTGAACCACCACGATCTGTGGTCGCTGCGGGGAGTTGGGCTGGCCGAAGCTGAGCTTCCGATGATCCTTGGCTGTGATGCCGCCGGCGTGGACGAGCACGGCAATGAGGTCGTGGTTCATGCGGTCATCGGCTCGCCGGTTCGAGGCGACGAAACCCTCGATCCGCGCCGGAGTCTGCTCTCCGAGCATTATCAGGGCACAATGGCGGACCGGGTGGTGGTGCCGGCGCAGAATCTGCTGCCGAAGCCGGCTGGGTTGAGCTTTCCGGAGGCTGCTTGTGCGCCGACCGCATGGCTCACCGCCTACCGCATGCTGACCACCCGGGGCGGTGTCGGCCCGGATCAGGCCGTCTTGGTGGTTGGTGCTGGTGGCGGGGTCGCGACCGCCGCGGTGGTGCTGGCCCAGGCGTTGGGCGCACGGGTGTATGGGAGTAGCCGCGACCCGGAGAAGCGGGAGCGGGTGGCTGAGCTGGGCGCGATCACCGTCGAGCCGGGTGCCCGGTTGCCGGAGCGGGTGGATGTTGTGATCGAGACCGTGGGGGCGGCTACCCTCGAGCATTCGATCAAGTCCACCAAGCCCGGTGGCCGGATTGTGGTGAGCGGGGCGACCTCCGGCCACGCGGCCACCGTCGACCTGCGGCGGATTTTCTTCCTGCAACAGCAGTTGCTGGGCTCGACCATGGGCACTCGAACCGAGTTGTCGGAGTTGCTGGAGCTGATGGCCGGGTCGAAGATCCGCCCCGTGGTGGACACCGTCTTTCCGTTCCCGGAGGCGCGGTCGGCGTTCGCTCGGTTGGCGAGCGGCGAGGTGTTCGGCAAGCTGGTGCTCGACCACACCGCCAGTTAG
- a CDS encoding sirohydrochlorin chelatase, translating into MSPADLAGREAVLLVAHGSADPQAASTTRALAAELARARPEMVVRTAYLDHTDPRPDDELVALAGAGVVGVTVVPLLLTAAYHHRVDLPAMLTAAEERGTLPPVRVSAVLGPVAGTVPHWLLGGLRRRLAESLAGSAGVDGLVLAAAGTKDAGARATVESAATVLGDALGLPCVAAYASAAAPDPGTAVRTLRAQGATRVGVAAYFLATGRLYRAAAQGARTAGAVAVAEPLGTAPELVRLIMSRLDDLHAGVASPERLSLGVDLLVTA; encoded by the coding sequence ATGTCGCCGGCGGACCTCGCCGGCCGGGAGGCGGTGTTGCTGGTCGCCCATGGCAGCGCCGATCCGCAGGCGGCGAGCACGACCCGGGCGCTCGCCGCAGAGCTGGCTAGGGCACGGCCGGAGATGGTGGTACGAACCGCCTACCTCGACCACACCGACCCACGGCCGGACGACGAGCTGGTCGCGTTGGCGGGTGCCGGGGTGGTCGGGGTGACGGTGGTGCCGTTGTTACTCACCGCCGCCTACCACCATCGGGTCGACCTGCCGGCGATGCTCACGGCGGCGGAGGAGCGTGGCACCCTGCCGCCGGTACGCGTCAGCGCGGTGCTGGGGCCGGTCGCTGGTACGGTGCCGCACTGGTTGCTTGGCGGGCTGCGGCGTCGACTGGCTGAGTCCCTCGCCGGGAGCGCCGGGGTGGACGGGCTGGTGTTGGCTGCGGCGGGCACCAAAGACGCCGGCGCGCGCGCCACTGTCGAGTCTGCCGCGACCGTCCTGGGCGACGCCCTGGGGCTGCCGTGTGTGGCGGCCTACGCATCAGCCGCGGCGCCGGATCCGGGCACCGCAGTTCGGACGCTCCGTGCCCAGGGTGCGACGCGGGTCGGGGTGGCGGCCTATTTTCTGGCCACTGGCCGGCTTTACCGGGCGGCGGCCCAGGGGGCGCGCACCGCTGGCGCGGTGGCGGTTGCGGAACCGCTGGGCACCGCCCCGGAACTGGTGCGGCTCATCATGTCCCGGTTGGATGATCTACATGCGGGGGTGGCTAGTCCAGAGCGGCTGTCACTGGGCGTCGACCTGCTCGTCACGGCCTGA
- a CDS encoding ATP-binding protein, whose translation MTGGHAPAIASADVVLLTVPADGAYLGVLRTAAAGLAARLHFTLDEIEDLRIAVDEACAMLIRLAVPGSDLSCRFALTGDELAVEVAVPTTATAALPATSSFTWKVLTSLASAAAASVADQRASITMTARRAES comes from the coding sequence GTGACCGGCGGGCACGCACCGGCGATCGCGTCGGCCGACGTCGTCTTACTGACGGTGCCGGCCGACGGCGCTTATCTAGGAGTGCTCCGGACCGCCGCCGCCGGATTGGCGGCCCGGTTGCACTTCACCCTCGACGAGATCGAAGATCTCCGGATCGCCGTGGACGAGGCCTGCGCGATGCTGATCCGACTCGCCGTCCCGGGCTCGGACCTGAGCTGCCGGTTCGCGCTCACCGGTGATGAGCTGGCGGTAGAGGTGGCGGTCCCCACCACCGCGACGGCGGCGCTGCCCGCGACATCTTCGTTCACCTGGAAGGTGTTGACTTCGTTGGCGAGCGCCGCCGCCGCGTCGGTGGCGGACCAGCGGGCGAGTATCACCATGACCGCCCGCCGGGCGGAGAGCTGA